In Candidatus Paceibacterota bacterium, the sequence GGATGTCAGTTCAGTGCTGCCGGTGGGCTGGGGCTTCGAGGTGCGCAACGCGCAGAACTGGCACGCCGCTCCCGCGCTGGTCGGGGTTTATTCCGGCCAACCACTCCAGTTGCCTATGACAAACCTCACCGTGGCTGTCCCGAATGGGCAGATGGTTACCCCGCCACCCACCGGACCGACATTCAATGTGTTCGTGCTTCTGCCACGCCCAGGCAAGCTTGAGGTCCGACCCGTGGGGGGGGGCATTCAGGTCTCCTGGCCCGCCGGCCTTGGCGGTAATTCACTCCAAGCTAGCGACAATTTGATCGGTGGGCCGGGTTGGTCGAGCGTCACCAACGTCCCGGTAGTCGCAGGGAATCAGTGCATGATTACGGAGCCGGCGGGGTCAGGGCCAAGGTTTTACCGTCTGCAACCAGGTCAGTAGCGCTTAGCGGAGATTCACGAATTATCATGGAAGCCCATCGGCGCCAGGCCGGTCGTGCAGGAGCGGGCGACTCGCTGAAGGTCTTGTTCGCGTTGCTCGGCTGTGGCGGGCCGATGCTGGGAGTGCCAGGCGTCGCCCAGGACCGAGAGTCGCTGGCCGGAGAAGGGGCGGCCCAGGCGCTGAAGCGATCCGCGCAAGCCGAGGCGGACCGGTTCAACATCCGTTATGGCCCGCTTGCGTTGCAACTCGGAGCCGGGGTGCGGGCTGGCTACACGGACAACGTCTTCTACTCACAAACGAATCGTGTGGACGATTTCATCATCAATCCAGAGGTGAATCTGACTGGGTTCATGCAAGTCTCGGAGCTCAATACGCTGAGGCTTTCGGTGGGGGTCGGGTATGAGTACTATTTCGATAACTCCGCGTTGAACGCCGATTCCCCGATGATCAACCCGGATTCGGAGCTGGTCTTCAACATCTTTGCCGGCGATTTTCGCATCCGCCTGCACGAGAGGTTTACCTACCAGGAAACCCTCTTCTACAACACCAGTCCCAGCGGGCAGAATCTGCTCTATAACTTCAATAACGCCGGCATATTCTCCCGCTGGGACAATCGCGCCGGCCTCGATGTGGATTGGGACCTGAACAAGGTCATCCTGTCGGCTGGATACGACCATGAGAACTTTGAGAGTTCGACCTCTGGTTTCGAGTACTTGAATCGGGCGTCGGAGTGGTTCACCGCGAGTGCTGCCCTATTCGTTGGCGACCACGCCAGGGCCGGCGTCGAATCCCGGGCGGGTCTGCACAACTACGACACTGAGACTACGTTGAATGACCATTGGCAGGTCCGGGCCGGCCCTTTCGCAGAATTCACGCTCCCGGAGCAGTTCTCCTTTCGGGCGGGGGGCGGATACGACACCGCGCAATATGACGCCGCGGGTGACGACAGTGATTTCCAGTCCTACTATGCCTATGGCCGGCTCAGCCAGGAAATGCGCTTCGGCACGCATGCCCTTGCCGCCGGGCATGAAACCCTGCTGGGCGACAATGCCAATAACATGCGGACCACCTACGTCCGCTACTCCATCTCTTCGCCCGTGGTTGAGCATGTCGAGTTGGGGGCGAGCGCGGCGGTCCATTTCAACAAGGAGTTCGGCGGCGCTTTCACCGAGGAATTCACCTACTACGTGATCGGGCTCAGGGCCGGATTCCAATTTCATAAGTACTGGCGGGCGGACCTGGGCTATGAGTTTATCCAGAAGTTCTCGGATTTGCCGGACAGGGATTACTACAGAAATCGCGTCACTGTGGGCGTGACGTTCACCTTTTGATTTATGAGGCTCTTCGTATCGTTCATCACCCTTTGCCTGTGCGGGCAGGCGTTCGACACGCCCGGGGCGGAGCGGGATCCGAGGGATCCTCGCTTTGAAGTCTTGCCAACGCGAGCCGGCGCGTTGCCGCTGGTTGTGGCTGCCAGCAGCAAGCCCGCCCCCGTCGAAACAGCCAGGACAAATGAAGCTGTGCTGCCGGAGGCGGCCAAGCCCACACCTCCCGCGGCCGAGCAACAGAAGCTGGGGCCGGGCGACCGCATCAGCTATCGTGTCATCGAGGACCAGGATGAGCCGCGCTCGCTGACCATCACGGACTCTGGCGATTTGGAAGTGCCTTACTTCGGGCTGATTCACGCGGCCGGGAAGACCAGTCTCCAGTTGGCGAGCGAGATCAAGGCCCGGCTGGAGGAAAAGCTCTATCACCAGGCCAGCGTCATCATTGCGGTCGAACTGGTCAACCGGACGCGAGTCACCGGCAAGGTATATGTGACTGGCCAGGTGCGCAACAAGGGTGGCTACGATATTCCGGCGGGCGAGGCCCTGACCGTGAGCAAAGCGATTCTCAACGCCGGGGGATTTAGCGACTTCTCCGACAAGAAAAATGTCCGCCTGGTGCGGAAGACCCCCCAGGGGCAGCAGACTTCCGTGGTCAATGTGGTGAACGTCTGGGACAAGGGAAGACTGGAGGAGGACCTTGTCGTCCAGCCGGATGATTTGATCGTCGTGCCCGCGCGTCTGTTGAACTACTGACACGGAGCGCGCTATGG encodes:
- a CDS encoding polysaccharide biosynthesis/export family protein, translating into MRLFVSFITLCLCGQAFDTPGAERDPRDPRFEVLPTRAGALPLVVAASSKPAPVETARTNEAVLPEAAKPTPPAAEQQKLGPGDRISYRVIEDQDEPRSLTITDSGDLEVPYFGLIHAAGKTSLQLASEIKARLEEKLYHQASVIIAVELVNRTRVTGKVYVTGQVRNKGGYDIPAGEALTVSKAILNAGGFSDFSDKKNVRLVRKTPQGQQTSVVNVVNVWDKGRLEEDLVVQPDDLIVVPARLLNY